TCTCGGCATGCCCACCCACGCGAGGTCCATGTTGAGGGTGAACCAGACGAAGGAGAGCAACCGGAGGACGCTGTTCATCACGAGGCCGGGGACGCGGTAGGAGCGCCGCTTGCCCCGCTCGATGACGGCGTCCCGGCGGTGGCGGACGTGGTCGACGCGCGCCTGCATCGCGCTGGCGAAACCCTGGAGCGAGAGCGTATCCGCATCGGGGACGGTGGCGGTGGTGAGGTCCACGCGGCCGAGGTGCTCGGGCTGCACCACCAGGACACAGACGCTCACGCGCTTGCGCAACCAGGGCCGGTTCCAGCGGAGGATGGCATTGGCCTCGGGGTAGCGGCGGAGGGCATCGGCGGCGGCCTTGGCCACCAGGTGCGTCACCGTGAGGCGCTGGCCCGAGCGCGAGCGGAAGGCGTCCAGATACGCGAGCGCGCGCTCCATGCGCACTTCGATCGCCGCATAGGCACTCGGGTCCCGGGGGGACTTGTAGGTACCGAGGGCGAAGAGGGGGAAGTTCACGGGCTCGTGACTCCTCTACCACCGGTCATCGGTGAAGAGGCAGTCGATCAACTTCGCGTTGCCCAGCAACACATTGCCGCACTGGATATCGGGCACGGGGGTGAAGAGTGTCTCGTTGGGCAGGCGGTGAACGTGGAGCACGTCCCGAATGATGGCCTCGACCTTGTCCGCATAGGACTTCGTCTCGGGGACGTCCTCGTAGAAGGTCTCCGAGGGCCACGATTTCTTCTCGACCAGATGGTAGCGCCGGAACGAGCTGTAGAGGACATACACAGGCGCGAGGATGCTGACCAGGACCACCACGGTCCTGACCTCATCCTGCCCGCCAGGAAGCCTCAGCACCTCGGGAAGATTGACCCTGACACGCCAGCAGTTGTCGTCGGAGAAGAGCACGGTCCAATCCTCGACCTTGCACTCCGGTAGCGCCTCGCGCAGCCGCGCGAGCAACCCCCTCCAACTCGTTGGATTCTTCAGTGCCTGGGCGCGCAGCTGCAACATGCGCTGGGACTGCTCGGATTCACCATAGCGCTCGTTGTCGCCGTGCAGGTTGAGGGGGTAGTAGCGGTGAAGCAGTTCGATGAGCCGTGGCGGAGAGAAATCTTCGTTCATGGGAGCCTACTCCCGTGCAACCCGGAGAACTCGAGGGGCGCTACCTTCATTCTCGGCCCCCTTCATGTCGATGAATTTACGGACGCGCGCTCCAGGGATGGGAATCTCCAGTCGCTTCCGCATTTCCTCATGGAATCGGCCGCACATTTCCGCCGAAAAGAGCCCTTGCGTCAGCACGATTTCCGCTGCGGCATCCGCGGCCTTCGCTGCCTCCGTCTGCGCGAGCGCATCCGAGATGGAACCGAGGTAGTTGGCCTCCGGTACCTCGACCTGGACCTGGCAGGGAACAAGCTGCAGTCGTCCATCGCCCGACTGACGGGCCAGGTTGATGATGATGCGCGCGGCCTTCCATCCACCGGGCCCGGCCGCATCCGGTGGCACATACGACTTGAACATGAATCGCGAGGGAGAGATGCCCTCCCATGCACCGTCTTTGTCGACGAACGACACACAGGCCGTCGCGTAGAGCAGAACGGCCAGGGCGAGCAGCAAGACTCGACGCTTCATCACCCTCTCCCGGAACACGGTCCCGGAGGAGACTACGCGGGGCCCTGCCAGCCGGTGGTCACGAATCAAGTCCCACCGTCCGCCGCGTCCACCTCCTGACGGGCCCGCCACGGTCCGGTGGCGCACGCTCCCTCCGCCCGTCATAGATGCGGCATGCGCACCTGCCTCGTGCTCTCCGCACTCGTGTTCCTCGCCGCCTGCTCCGGCTGCCGCAAGAGCCAGGCCAAGACAGCCCCCGATTGCATCCTCGTCGAGGATGACTTCGGCCCCAATGGCACCGTGCCCATCACCGTCGACGTCGTCGCCGAGGGCCTCGAGGTCCCCTGGGGCATCGCCTGGCTCCCGGGCGGCGACGCGCTCGTCACCGAGCGTCCCGGCCGCATCCGCCTGCTGCGCAACGGCTCGCTCCAGCCCGCTCCCGTCGCCACCGTGAAGATCTCCTCCGCCGGCGAGAGCGGCCTGCTCGGCATCGCCGCGCACCCCTCCTTCGCGAGCAACCGGCAGTTCTACATCTACGTGACCACCGACGAGGGCGGCTCGACGCAGAACCGCGTGGAGCGGTGGACCCTCTCCGAGGACCACGCCACCGCCACCTTCGAGCGCGTCATCTTCGGCGGCATCCCCGCGGCCAAATACCACGACGGCGGGCGCATCCGCTTCGGCCCGGACGGCATGCTCTACGTGGGCACGGGGGACTCGCGCGAGCCGGACAACGCGCAGAACGTGGACACGCCCTCCGGCAAGCTGCTGCGGCTCACGCCCGAGGGGGAGGTGCCCGGGGACAACCCCTTCCCCGGCAAGCCCGCCTTCCTCCTCGGCGTGCGCAACACCCAGGGCTTCGACTGGAAGGACCGCGACACGCTCTACTTCACCGACCACGGCCCCAGCGGCGAGACGTTCCGCCGTGGCCATGACGAGGTCAGCGTGGTGCGCAAGGGAGACAACCTCGGCTGGCCCACCGTCTACAGCTGCGAATCCGGCGAGGGCCTCATCACCCCGTCCCTCACCTGGGAGAGCGCGGCACCCCCGGGCGGCGCGGCCATCTACACCGGCGACGCCATTCCCGAGTGGAAGGGCTCCCTGCTCATCGGCACGCTCGGCTCACGGCACCTGCACCGCGTGGTCTTCTCCCCGGAGAGTCCCTTCCAGGTCGCCCAGCACGAGGTGTACCTGCGCAACGAGTGGGGCCGTCTGCGGGAAACGATCATGGGCCCGGACGGCCACCTCTACGTCACCACCAGCAACTGCGACAGCCGCGGAGACTGCACCGCGCGCAAGGACCTCATCCTGCGCATCCGCCGCTGAACGAAGAAGGGGCCGCGTGCCCGTACCGGACGCACGCGGCCCCCCGGGCTCACCAGCTCACCGAGTCCACGTACAGCGTGCCGGACCAGGCCGCATCGGTGAAGAGCTCGAGGCCGAGCTGGTGCAGGGGCGATACCGCGTTCGCGGGCACCTGCACGGTGACGGTGCTCCAATCACCGAGCTTCAGGGACGTGGGGGCCACCCACGCGCCCGTCCACCCCCAGCCGCCCGCCACGCCCTGCTGCACATAGGGCTGGATGCCGATGATGCGGCTGCCGGCCGGGACCCACACCCGGAAGGACACCGTCCGGCCCGCGGGCACGGCGGCGTTGAGCACGGAGACGCTGGACTTCCCCGCCGCGGTGCCACCCATCGTCACCGCCAGCGAACGGCTGCCCGCGTACGCCTTCGCGGTGGACGCCGTCACGCCCTTCACGAGCGTCCCCGAGAAGGCCCACCCCTGCGTGTCCGTCTCGAAGCTGAACTGCGCGGTGCCTGGAGTCGGAGTCGGAGTCGGCGTGGGAGTCGGCGTCGGCGTCGTGGTGGAGCCCGCGGGAATGGGGAGCCCACCGGCCTTCAGGAAGGCGCCCGCGCGGCTCTTCAGGAAGAGCTGGCCGTCCGTGTAGACGTCAGTGGTGTGCGAGGCCTGCCGGCCCTCGCCCCGTCCGAAGAGCAGCGCGATGACGCCACTGCTCGCGAACTTCTCGCGGTGGGGGGCGCTCCCGGTGCCGAAGAAGTACTCGGAGCGGTTGTCCTTGTAGCCCGAGCGCGGCGCGTTGCTCGTGTTGTCCACGTTCAGGCTGTGGGAGTTGCCCTCCGGAATCTGCCACAGCACCCAGCGCTTGCCCGAGGCGACGTTCCACAGCCGCAGCCACTCCGCGTACCGGTTGAAGCTGCTGGAGGTGATGGGCGCCGAGTCGCTCGCGTCCCACCACCGGTTCTGCCCGAACATGCGCATGTAGAAGTCCGAGTCGCGGTCGAGCGGATCTCCCACCAGCACGTCATAGGTGGCCCCCGTGACGTTGCTCCCCAGGCCCAGCGGCTTGAGGAAGTTGTAGACCTTGT
The sequence above is drawn from the Archangium gephyra genome and encodes:
- a CDS encoding 2-oxo acid dehydrogenase subunit E2, with amino-acid sequence MNFPLFALGTYKSPRDPSAYAAIEVRMERALAYLDAFRSRSGQRLTVTHLVAKAAADALRRYPEANAILRWNRPWLRKRVSVCVLVVQPEHLGRVDLTTATVPDADTLSLQGFASAMQARVDHVRHRRDAVIERGKRRSYRVPGLVMNSVLRLLSFVWFTLNMDLAWVGMPRDPFGSVAVSNVGSLGLERAWLAMVPYTRVALYLASGAVRDVPVLEGESLVAGKEMTLSCTFDARLLDADLVARVLRHIGDALEDPASAWGPPAPEEPPAR
- a CDS encoding PQQ-dependent sugar dehydrogenase; the protein is MRTCLVLSALVFLAACSGCRKSQAKTAPDCILVEDDFGPNGTVPITVDVVAEGLEVPWGIAWLPGGDALVTERPGRIRLLRNGSLQPAPVATVKISSAGESGLLGIAAHPSFASNRQFYIYVTTDEGGSTQNRVERWTLSEDHATATFERVIFGGIPAAKYHDGGRIRFGPDGMLYVGTGDSREPDNAQNVDTPSGKLLRLTPEGEVPGDNPFPGKPAFLLGVRNTQGFDWKDRDTLYFTDHGPSGETFRRGHDEVSVVRKGDNLGWPTVYSCESGEGLITPSLTWESAAPPGGAAIYTGDAIPEWKGSLLIGTLGSRHLHRVVFSPESPFQVAQHEVYLRNEWGRLRETIMGPDGHLYVTTSNCDSRGDCTARKDLILRIRR